The DNA window CCGCAAGCCTGGGCGTGGTGCTGGACGAGCCGTTCCTGCAACTGGCGTTCCTGGCGCTGCCGGTCATTCCGGCGCTGAAGATCACCGATCGCGGCATGGTCGATGTCGAACGCTTCGAGATCATCGCGCGCTAGCGTTGCCGCCCAAGGCGCGGCGGCCGGGGTATCCGGTCAAGGAAAACGCCGGCTTCGCGTCAGTCGTGGCGGATGACCATCGTGCGGATCGCCGCAAATTCATACAGCGCGTCGAAGCCCTTTTCGCGGCCATGCCCGGATTTCTTCATGCCGCCGAAGGGCAGTTCGATCCCGCCGCCCGCGCCATAGGCGTTCACGAAGACCTGCCCCGCCACGATCCGGCGCGCCACCCGCAGCGCGCGCGATCCGTCCTGCGACCAGACGCCGGCGACCAGACCGTATTCGGTGTCGTTGGCCAGTGCGATCGCGTCGGCCTCATCGGTAAAGCGCATCAGCGACAGGATCGGGCCGAACACCTCTTGCCGGGCCAGCGCGTGATCGCGCGGCACCGGACCATAGGCGCGCGGCGCGATCCAGTTGCCGCCTTCGGCCGCGCCCGCGTCGATCCGCCCCTCGGCGATCAGCGGAATGCCGTCCGCATCGGCCTGCGCGCAGAACCCCCGGACGCGGTCAAGCTGCCTGCGGCTGATCAGCGGTCCCAGATCGCGGTCGCTTTCGGGCGCGGCGGCGGTCAGGTTCGGGACCATGTCGCGCAGGCGTTCGGCGATTTCGGGCAGGATGGCATCCTGCACCAGAAGCCGCGCCCCGGCCGAACAGGTCTGGCCGGCATTCTGCGTGATCGCCTTCAGGATCACGGGCATGGCGCGATCCAGATCGGCATCCGCGAACAGGATCTGCGGCGACTTGCCGCCCAGTTCCAGCGTGCAGCCGATATGGTTGTGCGCCGCCGCGATCTGCACCGCAGCGCCGGTTTCGGGACTGCCGGTGAAGCTGAGGAAATCGACGCCGGGATGGGCGGCCAGCGCCGCGCCAGCCACCTCTCCTCGGCCCGGCACGCAGTTCAGCGCGCCGTCGGGCAGCCCGGCATCGCGCAGGATCTCGCACAGGCGCAGCGGGGTCAGGCACGCATCCTCGGCCGGTTTCAGCACGCAGGCATTGCCCATCGCCAGCGAGGCCGCGATGGTGCGGCCAAACATCTGCGCCGGATAGTTCCACGGGATGATATGCCCGGTGACGCCAAGCGGCACATATTCGGTCATGGCCATATGACCCGGCAGGAAGGGGATCGTGTCGCCATGCACCTTGTCGGCCGCACCGCCATAGAATTCCAGATAGCGGGCGGTCGCAGCGATATCGGCGCGGGCCTGGGCGATGGGCTTGCCGGTATCGTGCGCCTCAAGCCAGGCCAGTTCTTCGGCGGCCCCCTCGACCAGCGCGCCTGCGCAGGCCAGAATCCGGCCGCGTTCGGCGGCGGACAGGGCACCCCACGCCCCCTGAAGCGCGCGTCGTGCGGCGGCAACGGCGGCGTCGATATCGGCGGCGTCGCCGTCCGCGATGCGGGTGATGACCTTGCCGGTGGCGGGGGCGATCACCTCAAGCGTCGCGCCGCTGCGCGCGGGCTGCCATGTATTGTCGATGAAGACGCCGTCCGAGGCGGCAATGGCGGATGTGGCGGCACGGGGCTGGACGTTCATGGCGACTCCTTCTTGCGGGCGACAGCGTTGCGCATTCCGCAGCCTCGCGCAAGCGCCGCTCAGCGCGCCGGACGGACCCTGTCCACCGCGGCGATGGCGGCGGCAACCGCCTCGTCGATCTGAAGGTCGCTGGTGTCGATCACGACGGCATCGTCGGCCGGGCGCAGCGGCGCGCTGGCGCGTTCGCTGTCGCGGCGGTCGCGTTCCCGAAGCTGGTCCAGCA is part of the Paracoccus stylophorae genome and encodes:
- a CDS encoding aldehyde dehydrogenase family protein, which codes for MNVQPRAATSAIAASDGVFIDNTWQPARSGATLEVIAPATGKVITRIADGDAADIDAAVAAARRALQGAWGALSAAERGRILACAGALVEGAAEELAWLEAHDTGKPIAQARADIAATARYLEFYGGAADKVHGDTIPFLPGHMAMTEYVPLGVTGHIIPWNYPAQMFGRTIAASLAMGNACVLKPAEDACLTPLRLCEILRDAGLPDGALNCVPGRGEVAGAALAAHPGVDFLSFTGSPETGAAVQIAAAHNHIGCTLELGGKSPQILFADADLDRAMPVILKAITQNAGQTCSAGARLLVQDAILPEIAERLRDMVPNLTAAAPESDRDLGPLISRRQLDRVRGFCAQADADGIPLIAEGRIDAGAAEGGNWIAPRAYGPVPRDHALARQEVFGPILSLMRFTDEADAIALANDTEYGLVAGVWSQDGSRALRVARRIVAGQVFVNAYGAGGGIELPFGGMKKSGHGREKGFDALYEFAAIRTMVIRHD